Proteins found in one Quercus robur chromosome 2, dhQueRobu3.1, whole genome shotgun sequence genomic segment:
- the LOC126712266 gene encoding uncharacterized protein LOC126712266, whose amino-acid sequence MLSLKEMFGEQGRSARQETTRQIYNTNTDEGTSVKEHCLRMISNLNTLEVLGADIDGESQVDMILRSLPESFKEFKLNYNMNKKVYTLSELMNELVAVEGILGTSSVDANMAEASTSQPKSKGKGKKKKKKKKKKKKKDFAKQDGKQVALGVANKGKKTKGKCFHYGEKGHWKRNCPKFKTVNNKGVLGDQKA is encoded by the exons ATGCTAAGTCTGAAGGAGATGTTTGGTGAGCAAGGCCGTTCTGCAAGGCAAGAAACTACGAGGCAGATTTATAATACCAATACGGATGAAGGTACTTCAGTGAAGGAGCATTGTCTTAGGATGATCTCTAATCTGAATACATTGGAAGTTTTAGGTGCCGATATTGATGGAGAATCCCAAGTGGATATGATACTCCGGTCACTACCAGAATCATTCAAGGAATTCAAACTTAActataatatgaacaaaaaggtTTATACATTGTCTGAATTGATGAATGAGTTGGTAGCGGTGGAAGGCATCCTTGGTACTTCTAGTGTTGATGCTAATATGGCTGAAGCTTCTACTTCTCAACCTAAGTCGAAAGGCAagggtaagaagaagaagaagaagaagaagaagaagaagaagaaggacttcGCCAAGCAAGATGGTAAACAAGTTGCCTTAGGAGTTGccaacaaaggaaagaaaaccAAAGGAAAGTGTTTCCATTATGGTGAGAAAGGACATTGGAAGAGAAATTGTCCAAAATTCAAGACTGTCAATAATAAGG GAGTTTTAGGAGACCAGAAAGCTTAA